In Candidatus Methanosphaera massiliense, the following are encoded in one genomic region:
- a CDS encoding deoxyhypusine synthase, with protein sequence MKVKQLEITENMTISEFMEQLKQSGGLGAGRISHATDLLADSMKDPDTKIFLSLAGPMIPGGLRKVVRDLIDKGYVNLIVSSGANLTHDLLEAFGGRHYAGIHEDDETLQDHGIGRIADVYTKADDFEVFEEEIQKIFAQINEKYDKISIQQFIREIGLLVDDDESFIATAAKNDVPIFAPGLIDCMIGLQLWIYCQDHDFTISAVGDMPYLSDFVYNSKKVTACMLGGGLPKHYTLASNILTGGIDAGIQITLDRSEGGSLSGAPLEEAKSWAKAKKGSNLVTVIGDATVLFPLIVAGALSKIE encoded by the coding sequence ATGAAAGTTAAACAATTAGAAATAACCGAAAACATGACAATATCTGAATTTATGGAACAATTAAAACAGTCTGGAGGATTAGGTGCAGGACGTATTTCACATGCAACAGACCTATTAGCAGATTCAATGAAAGACCCTGATACAAAAATATTTCTAAGTCTAGCAGGACCAATGATTCCTGGCGGATTAAGAAAAGTAGTAAGAGACCTAATTGATAAAGGATATGTAAATCTTATTGTTTCAAGTGGAGCAAACCTAACCCATGACTTACTGGAAGCATTTGGCGGAAGACATTATGCAGGAATACATGAAGATGATGAAACCCTTCAGGATCATGGAATAGGAAGAATAGCAGACGTCTATACAAAAGCAGATGACTTTGAAGTATTTGAAGAAGAAATACAAAAAATATTTGCACAAATCAATGAAAAATATGATAAAATATCAATACAACAATTTATCAGAGAAATAGGATTACTAGTGGATGATGATGAATCATTCATAGCAACAGCAGCAAAAAATGATGTACCAATATTTGCTCCAGGTTTAATTGATTGTATGATAGGATTACAATTATGGATATACTGTCAAGACCATGATTTTACTATAAGTGCAGTAGGGGACATGCCATACCTGTCAGACTTCGTATATAACTCTAAAAAGGTAACAGCATGCATGCTTGGAGGAGGATTACCAAAACACTACACATTAGCATCTAACATACTAACTGGTGGAATAGATGCAGGAATACAAATCACATTAGATAGAAGTGAAGGTGGAAGTTTAAGTGGTGCACCACTAGAAGAAGCTAAATCATGGGCTAAAGCTAAAAAAGGATCAAACTTAGTTACAGTAATAGGTGATGCAACAGTATTATTCCCCTTAATAGTAGCTGGAGCATTATCAAAAATAGAATAA
- the pyrF gene encoding orotidine-5'-phosphate decarboxylase yields MKVKNQIILALDVEEKNKAYKILDQVTDYLDTIKIGYPLTLAEGPQIIKSIKEDYDVQIIADFKVADIDATNEKIVKTTLNWGADAIIVHGFPGEDSVLACKHAAEELDKEIFLLTEMSNPGADRFLKPVSLDIAQMGVELGINNYVAPATKLDRLEKIRNIVGKDAFIISPGVGVQGGKAKDTLEFADAAIIGRSIYNSESPKEVLEEVIYSIKV; encoded by the coding sequence ATGAAAGTAAAAAACCAGATTATTTTAGCATTAGATGTTGAAGAAAAAAATAAAGCTTATAAAATATTAGATCAAGTAACAGATTACTTAGATACAATAAAAATAGGTTACCCACTCACATTAGCCGAAGGACCACAAATCATAAAATCTATCAAAGAAGATTATGATGTACAGATCATAGCTGACTTTAAAGTTGCAGATATTGATGCTACAAACGAAAAAATAGTAAAAACTACCTTAAATTGGGGTGCTGATGCAATTATAGTTCATGGATTCCCTGGTGAAGATAGTGTATTAGCATGTAAACATGCTGCAGAAGAGTTAGATAAGGAAATATTTTTATTAACAGAAATGTCTAATCCTGGAGCAGACAGGTTTTTAAAACCAGTATCTCTTGATATTGCACAGATGGGTGTTGAGCTTGGAATAAATAATTATGTTGCTCCTGCTACAAAGTTAGATAGACTTGAAAAAATTAGAAATATAGTAGGTAAAGATGCATTTATCATCTCACCAGGCGTAGGTGTTCAGGGCGGTAAAGCTAAAGACACGTTAGAATTTGCAGATGCTGCTATTATAGGAAGAAGTATATATAACTCCGAATCTCCTAAAGAAGTATTAGAAGAGGTTATATATTCTATCAAAGTATAA
- a CDS encoding energy-coupling factor ABC transporter permease yields MHIMEGYLPPEWCAVWFIICIPIVIYGIMQIRKATENNDQAMPLLALSGAFMFILSSLKMPSVTGSCSHPCGNGLGAVFFGPAATSVLAVIVLLFQAILLAHGGLTTLGANCFSMGIVGPFCGWLVWKGLRKVNVSAPISMFFTAFVADLMTYVTTSIELALAFPTPSFGQAFTTFFVIFAVTQIPLAIAEGILTTVIYNYIHNARPDLLVKLNVISENEAGAN; encoded by the coding sequence ATGCACATTATGGAAGGTTACTTGCCTCCTGAATGGTGCGCCGTATGGTTTATCATATGTATTCCTATAGTAATCTATGGTATAATGCAAATAAGAAAAGCAACTGAAAACAATGATCAAGCTATGCCTTTATTAGCTTTATCTGGTGCTTTCATGTTTATCTTATCTTCATTAAAAATGCCATCAGTTACTGGAAGTTGTTCACACCCATGTGGTAACGGTTTAGGTGCAGTATTCTTTGGACCAGCAGCAACCTCAGTATTAGCAGTAATAGTTCTTTTATTCCAAGCTATCCTCCTAGCACACGGTGGATTAACAACACTCGGAGCAAATTGTTTCTCTATGGGTATTGTAGGTCCATTCTGCGGATGGTTAGTATGGAAAGGACTAAGAAAAGTAAATGTATCTGCTCCAATTTCAATGTTCTTCACAGCATTTGTAGCAGATTTAATGACATACGTAACAACATCAATAGAATTAGCACTTGCTTTCCCAACACCAAGTTTCGGACAAGCATTTACAACATTCTTTGTAATATTTGCTGTAACTCAGATACCATTAGCTATAGCTGAAGGTATTTTAACAACAGTTATATATAATTACATACACAACGCAAGACCAGATCTTCTTGTTAAATTAAATGTAATTAGTGAAAACGAAGCAGGAGCAAACTAA
- a CDS encoding energy-coupling factor ABC transporter substrate-binding protein, giving the protein MVDYKNLGLLVIVAILIIAPLVMFSGHGEDDGYFGGSDDAGGEAIEQNNPGYQVWAQPLWEPPSGEIESLIFCLQTAIGAIIVGYIFGYWHGGNRAKQGKYE; this is encoded by the coding sequence ATGGTTGATTATAAAAACTTAGGCTTACTAGTCATAGTAGCTATATTAATTATAGCTCCTCTTGTAATGTTCAGTGGTCACGGTGAAGATGACGGTTACTTCGGTGGATCAGATGACGCTGGAGGAGAAGCTATAGAACAAAATAACCCAGGCTATCAAGTATGGGCACAACCTCTTTGGGAGCCACCTAGTGGGGAAATTGAAAGTTTAATCTTCTGTCTCCAAACCGCTATCGGTGCAATAATCGTTGGATATATCTTCGGTTACTGGCATGGTGGAAACAGAGCTAAACAAGGTAAATACGAATAA
- the cbiQ gene encoding cobalt ECF transporter T component CbiQ, with protein MSIFEDTLDHYASNNHLTENNIYYKILFSVITLVITLFANSPIMPFVIFLICTVLIIWKAGIPANFYVTFMSVPAGFAFITVIFMAFFFGIGPHIWDLGIFGWGITADGLNRGILIFFKVMGGVSALAFLILTTPMNRVFTVFQDMKLPPELTDLAILMYRYIFLFLDVTATMYNSQKTRLGYHSYTSWMHCLSQLAGMVFIRTWEQGEIAYNALASRGYSGRLNMLGSEESIHDITVKDWAVLIIFEVALAYLIYITGSINVIPYLIPV; from the coding sequence ATGTCAATATTTGAAGATACATTAGATCACTATGCATCAAATAACCATTTAACAGAAAACAACATATATTATAAAATATTATTTTCTGTAATTACATTAGTTATAACTTTGTTTGCTAATTCACCAATAATGCCATTCGTCATATTTTTAATATGTACTGTATTAATAATATGGAAGGCAGGAATACCAGCTAATTTTTATGTCACATTTATGTCTGTTCCAGCAGGTTTTGCATTTATAACAGTTATATTCATGGCATTTTTCTTCGGAATTGGCCCTCATATCTGGGATTTAGGGATCTTTGGATGGGGTATAACTGCCGATGGATTAAATAGAGGTATACTGATATTCTTCAAAGTAATGGGTGGTGTATCAGCATTAGCATTTTTAATACTTACAACACCTATGAATAGGGTATTTACAGTTTTCCAAGATATGAAATTACCACCTGAATTAACTGATTTAGCAATATTAATGTATAGATACATATTTTTATTCTTAGATGTAACTGCTACAATGTACAATTCACAGAAAACAAGATTAGGATATCATAGTTATACAAGTTGGATGCATTGTTTATCACAATTAGCAGGTATGGTATTTATAAGAACATGGGAACAAGGTGAAATAGCTTATAATGCTTTAGCTTCTAGAGGATATTCTGGACGTTTAAACATGCTTGGTAGTGAAGAGTCAATTCATGATATTACAGTTAAAGACTGGGCTGTATTAATAATATTTGAAGTAGCACTTGCTTACCTTATTTATATAACAGGTTCAATTAA